One part of the Streptomyces sp. NBC_00286 genome encodes these proteins:
- a CDS encoding trimeric intracellular cation channel family protein: protein MPIDELSGAVQYAMDLLGIFAFALSGAFLAVRKDFDIFGTVILSEAAGLGGGLFRDMVLGVTPVAFTDLGYFFTPCAAAAIVYFGHRLVHDDKVREGRLFDASDAAALGLFSVTGTVKALDHGFNIPAAVTLGCASAFGGGVLASLLALEMPTLLRWNHDLYALPTLAGATSTALLHHTGLLNVGTAIGTALFAFGLRLLALRYNWRTPRSNFWRNPFAGMRQQPPPANPDPAPTPPPAIEADTVTLPPMDADQLIQRRDDTLRLKRRPDPRLLLNRPAKRKPDDREQTSPKQPSED, encoded by the coding sequence ATGCCGATCGACGAACTGAGCGGCGCCGTCCAGTACGCGATGGATCTCTTGGGCATCTTCGCCTTCGCCCTTTCCGGGGCGTTCCTCGCGGTGCGCAAGGACTTCGACATCTTCGGGACGGTCATCCTCAGTGAGGCGGCGGGCCTCGGCGGCGGCCTCTTCCGGGACATGGTCCTCGGGGTCACCCCCGTCGCCTTCACCGACCTCGGCTACTTCTTCACACCCTGCGCCGCCGCGGCGATCGTGTACTTCGGCCATCGCCTCGTCCACGACGACAAGGTGCGAGAAGGCAGGCTGTTCGACGCATCCGACGCGGCCGCGCTCGGACTCTTCAGCGTCACCGGCACGGTCAAGGCGCTCGACCATGGATTCAACATTCCCGCCGCCGTCACCCTCGGCTGCGCCAGCGCCTTCGGAGGCGGCGTCCTCGCCAGTCTCCTCGCGCTGGAAATGCCGACGCTGCTCCGCTGGAACCACGACCTGTACGCGCTGCCCACCCTCGCCGGCGCGACCTCGACCGCCCTGCTGCACCACACCGGACTGCTCAATGTCGGTACCGCCATCGGCACCGCGCTGTTCGCCTTCGGACTGCGGCTTCTCGCCCTGCGCTACAACTGGCGCACCCCGCGATCCAACTTCTGGCGCAACCCGTTCGCGGGAATGCGGCAACAGCCGCCGCCCGCGAACCCGGACCCCGCCCCAACGCCCCCACCAGCCATCGAAGCCGACACGGTAACGCTGCCACCCATGGACGCGGACCAATTGATCCAGCGCAGAGACGACACCCTCCGCTTGAAACGACGCCCGGACCCCCGGCTCCTCCTCAACCGCCCCGCGAAACGGAAGCCGGACGACCGGGAGCAGACGTCCCCAAAGCAGCCGTCAGAGGACTGA
- a CDS encoding class I SAM-dependent methyltransferase — MAPPIDRWLSQARPSPLPEKRTSSGDMTQHHEERPDNTMTGTTPRNPWDALVPTYERWMEPCSAVLAKAALDQAALSACSSVLDVAAGTGALAVAAVERGHSVDAIDTSSSMVGRLTERLRPYSGCSAEVMDARDLRYGDDVFDAAFSILGVLDCGAQTANALAEMVRVVRPGGIVSVAQWADPVGAPFLAPLARAVNRLNDPGLGEFVAPLSEYLKQSEIEHALSPAGCDDVRLETVQVPCVMPKPETFVDELHPIFRMHPQYLTAVSLHRDRFRTLLAEEVRAMETGEHGHPIARAHIASARVTHDAAQAKPSLTKPSIIEAPHDLPGRRESARHG, encoded by the coding sequence ATGGCTCCCCCGATCGACCGCTGGTTGAGTCAAGCGCGGCCAAGCCCTTTGCCCGAAAAACGGACATCGTCGGGCGACATGACACAGCATCATGAGGAAAGACCAGACAACACAATGACCGGGACAACGCCTCGAAATCCGTGGGACGCACTGGTTCCCACCTACGAGCGGTGGATGGAGCCTTGCTCGGCGGTGCTCGCGAAGGCGGCACTGGACCAGGCCGCCCTGAGCGCGTGCTCGTCGGTTCTGGACGTGGCCGCGGGCACGGGCGCGTTGGCCGTCGCGGCGGTCGAGCGTGGACACAGCGTCGACGCGATCGATACGTCGTCGTCGATGGTGGGCCGCCTGACCGAGCGCTTGAGGCCGTACTCCGGATGTTCCGCCGAGGTGATGGACGCACGGGACCTGCGCTACGGCGACGACGTATTCGACGCGGCGTTCTCGATTCTCGGCGTGCTGGACTGCGGAGCCCAAACGGCGAATGCGCTCGCCGAGATGGTCAGAGTGGTACGTCCTGGCGGCATCGTCAGTGTGGCGCAGTGGGCGGACCCCGTGGGAGCTCCGTTCCTCGCACCCCTGGCCCGGGCCGTCAACCGCCTGAACGACCCTGGCCTGGGCGAGTTCGTGGCCCCGTTGAGCGAGTATCTGAAGCAGTCGGAAATCGAGCACGCGTTGAGCCCAGCCGGATGCGATGACGTCCGCCTGGAGACCGTCCAGGTGCCGTGCGTCATGCCCAAGCCCGAGACGTTCGTGGACGAGCTGCATCCGATCTTTCGCATGCATCCTCAGTACCTCACCGCGGTTTCCCTCCATCGGGACCGCTTCCGGACGCTTCTGGCCGAGGAAGTGCGCGCCATGGAGACCGGAGAACACGGCCACCCCATCGCACGAGCCCATATCGCGTCGGCCCGTGTCACTCACGATGCCGCCCAGGCCAAACCGTCCCTCACCAAGCCGTCCATCATCGAGGCGCCACACGATCTCCCCGGTCGTCGCGAATCCGCTCGTCATGGATGA
- a CDS encoding maleylpyruvate isomerase N-terminal domain-containing protein, with amino-acid sequence MLDYGLDLSGVEHDLALPDLVAEGDELDALVSAQTDWSTPTLAAGWTIAHQIAHLAAADANVLIAIRTPDAFDAVLKQAKAAGSQYADLDAAAGAAKPRSALLEQWRAGRTEVAAALRDVPDGHAFPWYGSQLTAALMVPLRLMETWAHGQDIFDALGEVVRRNQQERRQQERSQQARRAHPGPRSPLITMLVVVSLKRRVAWENAERGHRDPLHHAPA; translated from the coding sequence ATGTTGGATTACGGCCTTGACCTCTCCGGCGTAGAACACGACCTTGCTCTGCCCGACTTGGTGGCTGAAGGCGATGAACTGGACGCCCTGGTATCAGCGCAGACCGACTGGTCCACGCCTACACTGGCAGCGGGTTGGACGATCGCCCACCAGATCGCTCACCTTGCCGCAGCTGATGCGAACGTCCTTATCGCCATACGGACCCCGGATGCGTTCGACGCCGTACTCAAACAGGCAAAAGCCGCAGGCAGCCAATACGCCGATCTCGACGCCGCCGCCGGAGCAGCCAAACCGCGATCAGCACTGCTGGAACAATGGCGCGCCGGCCGAACCGAGGTGGCAGCGGCGCTACGTGACGTTCCAGACGGCCATGCGTTTCCGTGGTACGGATCGCAGCTGACCGCGGCGCTCATGGTGCCGCTTCGACTCATGGAAACGTGGGCTCACGGGCAGGACATCTTCGATGCGCTGGGTGAGGTTGTGCGCCGAAACCAGCAGGAGCGAAGGCAGCAGGAGCGAAGCCAGCAGGCGCGGAGAGCACACCCTGGCCCGCGATCACCCTTGATTACCATGCTCGTCGTTGTAAGCCTGAAGAGACGGGTGGCCTGGGAAAATGCTGAAAGAGGTCACCGCGACCCGCTACATCACGCCCCTGCGTGA
- a CDS encoding Rieske (2Fe-2S) protein — translation MASESLQSAQPAPAICRRTILAALGVAGATAALTACGGSDDSSSGSSGASESSSSAGSGGGGEALAKTSEIPEGGGKVFADQKVVVTQPTAGEFKAFSTVCPHQNQQINAVDKGLITCPAHGSQFSVTDGSVEKGPATSALTTANIKVEGDSIMLA, via the coding sequence ATGGCCAGCGAATCGCTTCAGTCCGCTCAACCCGCGCCGGCGATCTGTCGTCGCACCATCCTGGCGGCGCTCGGCGTGGCCGGCGCCACCGCCGCGTTGACCGCGTGCGGAGGATCCGACGACAGTTCGTCCGGCTCATCGGGCGCTTCCGAATCATCCAGTTCCGCCGGCTCGGGCGGCGGTGGCGAGGCGCTGGCCAAGACCAGTGAGATCCCGGAGGGCGGCGGCAAGGTGTTCGCCGACCAGAAGGTGGTCGTCACCCAGCCGACGGCCGGCGAGTTCAAGGCTTTCTCGACGGTATGCCCGCATCAGAACCAGCAGATCAACGCCGTCGACAAGGGCCTGATCACCTGCCCCGCTCATGGCAGTCAGTTCAGCGTCACGGACGGCAGTGTCGAGAAGGGGCCCGCGACCAGTGCGCTGACCACCGCGAACATCAAGGTCGAGGGAGACTCGATCATGCTCGCGTGA
- a CDS encoding pyridoxamine 5'-phosphate oxidase family protein — protein sequence MTTTQRRGRKIMMTPEELDEFLRTQRTCRVATVSEDGAPHLSALWFAWDGTSLWLYSITRSKRWADLRRDPRVAVVVDAGEEYGELRGVELSGTVDFVGEAPRTGEPRPELDEAERLFAQKNFGLEQMPHDGKHAWLRLTPESIKSWDFRKLASL from the coding sequence ATGACCACCACGCAACGCCGGGGCCGCAAGATCATGATGACCCCCGAAGAACTGGACGAGTTCCTGAGAACCCAACGCACCTGCCGAGTAGCAACCGTCTCGGAGGACGGCGCCCCCCACCTGAGCGCCCTCTGGTTCGCCTGGGACGGCACGTCCCTCTGGCTCTACTCGATCACCCGCAGCAAACGCTGGGCAGACCTGCGCAGGGACCCCCGCGTGGCCGTGGTCGTGGACGCCGGCGAGGAGTACGGAGAGCTACGAGGCGTGGAACTGTCGGGCACAGTCGACTTCGTAGGCGAGGCCCCACGCACAGGCGAACCACGCCCCGAACTGGACGAAGCGGAGCGCCTGTTCGCCCAAAAGAACTTCGGCCTGGAACAGATGCCCCACGACGGCAAACACGCATGGCTCCGCCTGACTCCGGAGTCGATCAAGTCCTGGGACTTCCGCAAACTGGCTTCACTGTGA
- a CDS encoding AraC family transcriptional regulator, whose amino-acid sequence MGPAQMKDEKVVDQENSTRAVSIAHAHTDAGTDILSEAIGSVRIGHARACRVRGAGSWGIRFPAFAGSGFHILLRGSAWLITANGRPRALKAGDVVLSPFGAERGLSHAPCLLQNLPRVVPHDPGPAEVEILCGAYWLDHGEVHPFLRALPEVIAVSAEHGRTSQLGALTNLLAVDMSDTRPGSRAARAALLDLLLTHVLRQWLEQNRDVERPEIDDPAIAVALREIHTSPDKPWTVQQLGETVGMSRTAFTKRFTALVGKPPMTYLTSWRLSYGARLLRDTKAPLAAIARQVGYSTEFAFGAAFRREYGISPGRFRDRTQRDKPVAVNV is encoded by the coding sequence GTGGGCCCGGCGCAGATGAAAGACGAGAAAGTCGTGGACCAAGAGAATTCCACCCGCGCAGTCTCCATCGCTCATGCCCATACCGACGCGGGTACGGACATCCTCAGCGAGGCGATCGGGAGCGTGCGGATCGGGCACGCCCGGGCCTGCCGGGTCAGGGGGGCGGGCTCTTGGGGGATACGATTTCCCGCCTTCGCGGGCAGCGGCTTCCACATCCTCCTGCGGGGCAGCGCATGGCTGATCACGGCCAACGGCCGGCCACGGGCGCTCAAGGCGGGCGATGTCGTGCTCAGCCCGTTCGGAGCCGAGCGTGGACTGAGCCACGCACCATGCCTGCTCCAGAACTTGCCGCGGGTGGTCCCGCACGATCCTGGTCCAGCCGAGGTCGAGATCCTCTGCGGCGCCTACTGGCTCGACCATGGAGAAGTACACCCCTTCCTCAGGGCGTTACCTGAGGTCATCGCGGTGTCGGCGGAGCATGGCCGCACCTCACAACTGGGGGCGCTGACCAATCTCCTGGCTGTGGACATGTCCGATACGCGACCCGGGAGCAGGGCGGCCCGTGCCGCCTTACTGGACCTGCTGCTGACCCATGTCCTGCGTCAGTGGCTCGAGCAGAATCGCGATGTGGAACGGCCGGAGATCGACGATCCCGCCATCGCTGTCGCGCTGCGTGAGATCCACACGAGCCCGGACAAGCCGTGGACGGTACAGCAGCTCGGCGAGACCGTCGGAATGTCGCGGACAGCGTTCACCAAACGATTCACCGCGCTGGTCGGAAAACCGCCCATGACCTACCTGACCAGTTGGCGTCTGAGCTACGGCGCCCGGCTGCTCCGGGATACCAAGGCGCCGCTGGCGGCGATAGCCCGCCAGGTCGGCTACTCGACGGAATTCGCGTTCGGAGCCGCATTCCGCCGCGAGTACGGAATCTCCCCCGGACGTTTCCGCGACCGCACCCAGCGGGACAAGCCCGTTGCCGTCAATGTGTAA
- a CDS encoding ABC transporter ATP-binding protein, which produces MENVIELRELTKTYGARRGLTGLTLDVRAGEVFGFLGPNGAGKSTTIRLLLDLIRPTSGSARVFGLDPRADGLRLRSRVGYLAGDFVCDGRQNVRGYLRFLAALRGGVRPERIDDLADRLGLDQGARIKKLSKGNRQKVGLVQAFMHTPELLILDEPTSGLDPLVQQTFLDLVAEAAANGQTVFMSSHVMSEVEAVADRVGIIRDGQLVALDTVAALRAGAVRDIEVTFARPVTAASFTGIEGRLHLDAAGTTLTGQVSGSPDALVKALAAHTVTGLRATEPALEELFHSYYEGAEAAPRTTTAQPA; this is translated from the coding sequence ATGGAGAACGTGATCGAGCTCCGCGAGCTCACCAAGACGTACGGTGCCCGCCGTGGCCTCACCGGCCTGACCCTGGACGTCCGCGCAGGGGAGGTCTTCGGCTTCCTCGGCCCCAACGGCGCGGGCAAGTCCACCACCATCCGGCTGCTGCTCGACCTGATCCGCCCGACGTCGGGCAGCGCCAGGGTGTTCGGTCTCGACCCGCGCGCCGACGGTCTGCGGCTGCGCTCACGGGTCGGCTATCTGGCCGGTGACTTCGTCTGCGACGGGCGGCAGAACGTGCGCGGCTACCTGCGCTTCCTTGCTGCCCTGCGCGGGGGCGTACGGCCGGAGCGCATCGACGACCTGGCCGACCGGCTCGGTCTCGACCAGGGCGCGAGGATCAAGAAGCTGTCCAAGGGCAACCGGCAGAAGGTCGGCCTGGTGCAGGCGTTCATGCACACCCCGGAGCTGCTGATCCTGGACGAACCCACCTCCGGGCTCGACCCGTTGGTCCAGCAGACGTTCCTGGACCTGGTCGCGGAGGCCGCGGCGAACGGCCAGACCGTGTTCATGTCGAGCCATGTCATGAGCGAGGTCGAGGCCGTCGCCGACCGGGTCGGCATCATCCGCGACGGCCAGCTCGTCGCCCTCGACACCGTCGCCGCCCTGCGCGCCGGAGCCGTCCGCGACATCGAGGTCACCTTCGCCCGCCCTGTAACGGCCGCCTCCTTTACGGGAATCGAGGGACGCCTGCACCTCGACGCGGCCGGCACCACCCTGACCGGCCAGGTCAGCGGCAGTCCCGATGCCCTCGTCAAGGCCCTCGCCGCGCACACCGTCACCGGGCTGCGCGCCACCGAGCCCGCCCTCGAAGAGCTCTTCCACTCCTACTACGAGGGCGCGGAAGCCGCCCCGCGCACGACGACCGCCCAGCCCGCCTGA
- a CDS encoding LysR family transcriptional regulator, whose product MLNLERLRTLDALARHGSVSRAAEGLHVTTSAVSQQMSKLEREVGQRLVVKNGRGVRLTDAGRLLAEHAARILSQVELAQSDLEAQRGQVVGELRLSGFPTAARGLFPAALAALRAEHPGLRVRSRELEPEAGVFAVVRGDVDMAVVLDWYNKPLPVPEGLVKASLLEDAADVAMPAGHPLAGRDEVDLEEFAGDEWIAWPEGEFCHEWLLFTLRAKGIEPVVAHRAEEHQTQLALVAAGLGVCVAPRLGRGVVPEGVRTVPVRQRVTRHVYAVWRADGDRRPSVRAAVEALRSAGGS is encoded by the coding sequence GTGTTGAACCTGGAGCGCCTGCGTACCCTCGATGCCCTTGCCCGGCACGGTTCGGTGAGTCGTGCGGCCGAAGGGCTGCATGTCACGACCTCGGCCGTGTCCCAGCAGATGTCCAAGCTGGAGCGGGAGGTGGGGCAGCGGCTCGTCGTCAAGAACGGGCGGGGGGTGCGGCTCACCGACGCGGGGCGGCTGCTCGCCGAGCATGCCGCGCGGATTCTGTCCCAGGTCGAGCTTGCGCAGTCCGATCTGGAGGCGCAGCGGGGGCAGGTGGTCGGGGAGCTGCGGCTCAGCGGGTTCCCTACGGCTGCTCGCGGGCTGTTTCCCGCGGCGCTTGCCGCGTTGCGGGCCGAGCATCCTGGGCTACGGGTTCGCTCGCGGGAGTTGGAGCCCGAAGCGGGCGTTTTCGCCGTTGTCCGGGGGGATGTCGACATGGCGGTTGTGCTCGACTGGTACAACAAGCCGTTGCCTGTGCCGGAGGGGCTGGTCAAGGCCTCGCTTCTTGAGGACGCGGCTGATGTGGCGATGCCTGCGGGGCATCCGCTGGCCGGGCGGGATGAGGTGGATCTCGAGGAGTTCGCCGGCGATGAGTGGATCGCCTGGCCCGAGGGGGAGTTCTGCCACGAGTGGCTGTTATTCACGCTTCGGGCCAAGGGGATTGAGCCGGTTGTCGCGCATCGGGCTGAGGAGCATCAGACGCAACTGGCGCTGGTTGCTGCGGGGTTGGGGGTTTGTGTTGCGCCTCGGCTTGGGCGGGGGGTTGTGCCGGAGGGGGTGCGTACTGTGCCGGTTCGGCAGCGGGTTACTCGGCATGTGTATGCGGTGTGGCGTGCCGATGGGGATCGGCGGCCTTCTGTTCGGGCGGCCGTTGAGGCGTTGCGCTCCGCTGGGGGTTCGTAG
- a CDS encoding serine/threonine-protein kinase, which yields MREHVISGDGDHQAGTRAERASGRLIAGRYLLHDVLGRGGMGTVWRAHDQLLDRPVAAKELHILIHGDEEHRVRMRRAIREARAVARVPHAHVVGVHDLVESEDRLWIVMELVDGPSLAQRINESGPLTPQHAAALGLQLLAALEAVHAAGTLHRDVKPANVLLRRDGNAVLTDFGIAALDDGEFLTTTGELVGSLEFMAPERVMGAEVGPASDLWSLGATLATVCGGQSPFRRPARPATLHAVAYEQPALSERLGPLRPIVEALLGKSPDERPPAAVVRSALRRVAAGEADAGPLPSATMRVARPPVSLTDADTVTSGRGLAVPAGETVPTARHTTSLTPAHRPSSRSSGPKRLLWAMTGMVVLAGFVTSGLFIAGVLPPEEAPKTTTTSQVIQSTTGWQGVTAVSVQRGDRVSVRFASGTWTVDHRSMPMTGPAGYDANTDRALDFAKSCKVKPDLPFGTLLTRLEGAKNVPVHAVGRRLTFQAAGNGTLQLRINDGNGTCLEDNRGQLTVQVSVTHQP from the coding sequence GTGAGAGAGCACGTGATATCCGGAGATGGCGATCACCAGGCGGGGACGCGTGCGGAACGCGCATCAGGACGGCTGATCGCCGGTCGATATCTGCTCCACGACGTCCTCGGCAGAGGCGGCATGGGCACGGTCTGGCGCGCGCACGATCAGCTGCTGGACCGTCCGGTCGCGGCCAAGGAACTGCACATCCTCATCCACGGCGACGAGGAGCACCGCGTTCGGATGCGCCGCGCGATCCGCGAGGCGCGCGCGGTCGCACGCGTGCCGCACGCGCACGTGGTGGGCGTCCACGACCTGGTCGAGTCCGAGGACCGGCTGTGGATCGTCATGGAACTCGTCGACGGCCCCTCGCTGGCCCAACGGATCAACGAGAGCGGACCGCTGACACCGCAGCACGCCGCCGCGCTGGGCCTGCAACTGCTGGCTGCGCTGGAGGCCGTACATGCGGCCGGCACCCTGCACCGCGACGTGAAACCGGCCAACGTACTGCTGCGCCGTGACGGCAACGCCGTCCTGACCGACTTCGGCATCGCGGCCCTGGACGACGGCGAGTTCCTGACGACCACCGGCGAACTGGTCGGCTCCCTGGAGTTCATGGCGCCGGAGCGGGTGATGGGTGCGGAGGTCGGACCGGCCTCCGACCTGTGGTCACTGGGCGCGACTCTGGCCACGGTCTGCGGCGGGCAGTCCCCGTTCCGCAGACCGGCGCGGCCCGCGACGCTCCACGCGGTGGCGTACGAGCAACCCGCCCTGTCCGAGCGGCTCGGCCCGCTGCGTCCGATCGTCGAGGCACTGCTGGGCAAGTCCCCGGACGAGCGCCCGCCGGCGGCCGTCGTACGGTCCGCGTTGCGGCGCGTCGCGGCGGGGGAGGCGGACGCCGGGCCGCTGCCGTCGGCGACCATGCGCGTGGCGCGGCCTCCGGTGTCCTTGACCGACGCCGATACCGTGACCAGCGGCCGGGGGCTGGCCGTCCCGGCCGGGGAGACCGTTCCGACGGCGCGGCACACCACGTCACTCACGCCCGCGCACCGGCCCTCGTCCCGGTCAAGCGGGCCGAAGCGGCTGCTGTGGGCTATGACCGGCATGGTCGTACTGGCTGGGTTCGTGACGAGCGGTCTCTTCATCGCCGGGGTGCTGCCGCCCGAGGAGGCCCCGAAGACGACGACCACCAGTCAGGTCATCCAGTCCACAACCGGCTGGCAGGGGGTGACCGCGGTGTCCGTCCAGCGGGGAGACCGCGTCAGCGTGCGGTTCGCTTCGGGAACGTGGACGGTCGACCACCGGAGCATGCCCATGACCGGGCCGGCCGGTTACGACGCGAACACCGACAGGGCGCTGGACTTCGCGAAGAGCTGCAAGGTCAAGCCCGACTTGCCGTTCGGCACCCTTCTGACACGCCTGGAGGGTGCAAAGAACGTCCCCGTTCACGCCGTTGGGCGGAGGCTGACTTTCCAGGCGGCCGGGAACGGCACCCTGCAACTGCGGATCAACGACGGCAACGGAACCTGTCTCGAGGACAACAGGGGCCAGCTGACCGTGCAGGTGAGCGTCACGCACCAACCCTGA
- a CDS encoding isochorismatase family protein, producing the protein MPSYEELREILDPTSTVLLTVECQQGVVGPDSALPELAKEARASGVLARIAQLVAAGHECRVQVIHAIAERRPDGRGANHNARLFRAAERLPVQQLSGSTAVRVAAPIEVADEDLVVRRLHGLSPIAGTDVDALLRNLGCRTLIVTGVSANVAIPNAVFDAVNRGYTTVVPRDAIAGVPSDYTPAMVRNTLALVATITTTDEVLACFKRPRTITRA; encoded by the coding sequence ATGCCGTCGTACGAAGAGCTCAGGGAGATTCTCGACCCTACGAGCACGGTCTTGCTGACCGTCGAGTGTCAGCAGGGGGTCGTCGGGCCGGACAGTGCGTTGCCCGAACTTGCCAAGGAGGCTCGTGCGTCGGGGGTTCTGGCCCGTATCGCCCAGCTGGTCGCGGCGGGGCACGAGTGCAGGGTGCAGGTGATTCATGCGATCGCCGAGCGTCGGCCGGACGGGCGGGGCGCCAATCACAATGCCCGGCTGTTCCGGGCCGCCGAGCGGCTGCCGGTGCAGCAGTTGTCGGGGAGTACGGCCGTGCGCGTCGCGGCGCCCATCGAGGTCGCGGACGAGGATCTCGTCGTACGGCGGCTGCACGGGCTGTCGCCGATCGCGGGCACCGATGTCGATGCCCTGCTACGCAACCTGGGCTGCCGGACACTGATCGTCACCGGCGTCTCGGCCAATGTGGCGATACCCAACGCCGTGTTCGACGCGGTCAACCGCGGCTACACCACCGTCGTGCCCAGGGACGCCATCGCGGGGGTGCCCTCCGACTACACCCCCGCGATGGTCCGTAACACGCTCGCCCTCGTGGCCACCATCACCACTACGGACGAAGTGCTGGCTTGCTTCAAACGTCCGCGCACGATCACGCGAGCATGA
- a CDS encoding GbsR/MarR family transcriptional regulator: MDTKEQLRDAAEKLALTLAQGGMQKTTARVMTALLYTEQETMTAADLCEELSISSGAVSTAVKQLIPIGMIERVPAPGSRRDHYRFREHAWATLMGNQNTMLAVMGDAATEGLKAADENSAVGQRMREMQDFYAFMQREMAALIDRWREQYDARR; this comes from the coding sequence ATGGACACGAAGGAGCAGTTGCGCGACGCAGCGGAGAAGCTCGCCCTGACCCTGGCGCAGGGCGGCATGCAGAAGACCACGGCCCGGGTGATGACCGCCCTGCTCTACACCGAGCAGGAGACGATGACCGCGGCCGACCTGTGCGAGGAGCTGTCGATCAGCTCGGGCGCGGTCTCCACCGCCGTCAAGCAGCTCATCCCGATCGGCATGATCGAGCGGGTCCCGGCCCCCGGCAGCCGTCGCGACCACTACCGCTTCCGCGAGCACGCCTGGGCCACACTCATGGGCAACCAGAACACGATGCTGGCTGTCATGGGCGACGCCGCCACCGAGGGCCTCAAGGCAGCCGACGAGAACAGCGCCGTAGGACAGCGGATGCGCGAGATGCAGGACTTCTACGCCTTCATGCAGCGCGAGATGGCCGCGCTCATCGACCGGTGGCGGGAGCAGTACGACGCCAGGCGCTGA
- a CDS encoding DMT family transporter, which produces MCYEIPKAIVVDMSAATSSRTDTGTRTRTPASPPDITAPTTRRALDWRLRFAFLSLIWGFSFLLIKVGTEGYAPFQVTLGRLVFGTLVLATALAWKRERLPRGTRTWGHLTVTAFFLNALPFSLFAYAELTIPSTLAGICNATSPLWGMALSLVALSEDRPTRRRVAGLGIGFLGVLTVLGAWQGFQGLDATGTAMALLASVSYPIGWIYLRRTLAGSSHSNLSLAGAQLLLATTQLAVVTPLVTTLPNRFTVLPLLAIVALGALGTGVAMLVQYGLVAEVGPTTAQMVTYFIPVIATAAGVAILGESLTWSTPVGAAIVLAGAALTQSRTKSRMQSRPKSPS; this is translated from the coding sequence TTGTGCTACGAGATCCCCAAGGCCATCGTGGTCGACATGAGCGCCGCCACCTCAAGCCGCACCGACACCGGCACCCGCACCCGCACCCCGGCGAGCCCACCCGACATCACCGCACCGACCACTCGCCGAGCCCTCGACTGGCGCCTCCGCTTCGCCTTCCTCTCCCTCATCTGGGGCTTCAGCTTCCTGCTGATCAAGGTCGGCACGGAAGGCTACGCACCCTTCCAAGTGACCCTGGGCCGCCTGGTGTTCGGCACCCTGGTGCTCGCGACCGCACTGGCCTGGAAGCGCGAGCGGCTGCCACGCGGGACGCGGACCTGGGGGCATCTGACGGTCACGGCGTTCTTCCTCAACGCCCTCCCCTTTTCGCTATTCGCGTACGCCGAGCTGACGATCCCGTCCACGCTCGCCGGCATCTGCAACGCGACCTCGCCCCTGTGGGGCATGGCCCTGTCCCTGGTCGCCCTCTCCGAGGACCGGCCCACCCGCCGCCGGGTCGCCGGTCTCGGCATCGGCTTCCTCGGCGTACTCACGGTGCTCGGCGCCTGGCAGGGCTTCCAGGGCCTGGACGCCACGGGCACGGCGATGGCCCTGCTGGCCTCCGTCAGCTACCCGATCGGCTGGATCTACCTCCGGCGCACCCTGGCCGGCTCCAGCCACTCGAACCTCTCGCTGGCCGGCGCCCAACTCCTGCTCGCGACCACCCAGTTGGCCGTGGTCACACCGCTGGTCACCACCTTGCCGAACCGGTTCACGGTCCTGCCCCTGCTCGCGATCGTCGCGCTCGGCGCGCTGGGCACGGGCGTCGCCATGCTCGTCCAGTACGGCCTGGTCGCCGAGGTCGGCCCGACGACGGCCCAGATGGTCACGTACTTCATCCCGGTGATCGCCACCGCTGCCGGCGTCGCGATCCTCGGCGAGTCGCTGACCTGGTCGACTCCGGTGGGCGCGGCCATCGTGCTGGCGGGCGCGGCCCTTACGCAGTCCAGAACGAAGTCACGTATGCAGTCCAGGCCCAAGTCACCTTCTTAG